The nucleotide sequence GAATTTTGGCCAGTTTCAGCACATCATCCGGATTGTTCATCTGCAGTTGATTTTCCACCATCGCGACTTCAGCGACTCCCAGAGGTAATACCTGAAATCCTGGTACTTTCTGGAGTTCTGAGTAATAGGCGAGCGCAAAGCGGCGGCCGTCGACATCCGGTTCCTGACTCAGATTAAAAAATGGGACCAGGGCCACAGTTTTAAGTCTGGGATTGGGATTGGTGACCGAAGTGTGCATAATTACACACCCAGACAGGCTGCCAAAGCAGATCAGCATTAATAATATGCGTGTCAGCACCAGAAAGTTCCCGTGGGATGAAGATAGAAATAATCGATATCAACGTTATCGGCATAACCGGTAGAGTAACTTCAATAAGAAATGTTTAAGTAGATCCCCTATATTTACTTTTACAGTAAATTCCCTGTTTTCAGCTGGTTAGGCTGTGTCCCGTTTTGCTGTAGCGTTTCCAAAACCATTTGGAGCGAGTCAAAGAGATCGACTGATGCCATGGTTAACTGTGATGCGTGCTAGAACCTGAGAGAATCTCAAAGGGGGCATTTGCAGACTCTGGCTTGACTGATAAAATGCGTTGAGTTAATGATTTGCAGCCCTCTTCATAATTTGATGAATGAATCGATGAAACCAGCTTGTCCGCCGAAGCCCGATCACCGTCCGCCTGTTTGTTACGGTGCACTGCAGCTGGAATCACGCTATCTGCTGTCTCCGCTGGCGGGGTATACGAATTTACCATTTCGGCGAATTGTGCGCGAACTGGGAGGCGTCGGGCTGGCGACGACTGATCTGGTGAATGCGCGGGGACTGCTGGAAGGGAGTGAGAAAACACTCCAGCTCACCCAGACCTGCCCTGAAGATTCCCCGTTTGCTGTCCAGATTTTCGGAAGCGAACCTCAGCAGATGAAGGATGCGGCGCAGTTACTTGAGTCGCGCGGCGTCCATTCGATTGATATCAACATGGGCTGTCCGGTGAATCGGATTGTGAAAGGGGGCGCCGGGGCCAGCATGATGTGTCGGCCGAGCGATACAGTTTCACTGGTGCAAACGGTGGTCGAAGCAGTCAAGATCCCGGTGTCGGTGAAGATGCGACTGGGCTGGGATGACAGTGAGCTGTCTGCCCCGTTTTTCTCTCGCGAATTTGAAAAAGTGGGTGTGGTCGCGGTCGCCATTCATGGCCGGACCCGGGAACAGGGATTTCGGGGTGTTGTGAATCACGATGGGATTCGCCGTGTGGTGGAAGCCGTCGATTCGATACCGGTGATCGGGAATGGCGATGTCACGAATGTTGCTGAAGCCGACTTCATGTTGAAAACAACTGGATGCGCGGGGGTTTCGATCGGCCGTGGTGCGCTGGCGAATCCGTGGATTTTTCGACAACTGGTACAGTGGGAGCAGACCGGGACATATGATCCACCCGGGAATTTTGATGATCGCCTGGAACTGCTGCTGCGACAGTTTCGTTACCTGCTGGAGATGACCACTGAGAAACGGGCTATTTCCATGTTCCGGAAAATGGGACACTGGTATTTGAAGTCGATGCGCGTGAAACCCGCGATGCGACATGAATTTCAACTGGCATCAAATCTGGATGAGTTTGGTCAGGCGGTGCGAAAAATCGCCGCAGAGGGGCCTGCAGTCGGTTCTCGCAGCGGTGTTCTGCCGGAGATGCATATTCCCGTGCCCGGCGGACCGGTGGAACGCTGGTAAGCAGCAATCGGACCCTTATCAGTTGTCCGTGTCGTACTCTTCCACCAGTGAAGTGTCCAGTTCAATGCGGAGCTTATTGATTCTGCGTTCGTCGGACTCAAGCACTTCGATTCTTAACTGCTGCCAAGTCAGTGTTTCACCAGGTTGAGGGACTTTCCCGATCTGGGTAATTACAAAACCGCCTATCGTGTCGAAATCTTTACCTTCCGGCAGATTGTAATTGTATTGCTCATTCAGGTCATCAATGTGTACCCGGGCATCGACTTCAAGTGTATTTTGGCCGGTTTCAAAAATCATCTGTTCTTCTTCTTCGTCGAATTCATCGACAATGTCGCCGACAATTTCTTCCAGCACGTCTTCCATTGTGACCAGTCCGGCGACCCCTCCGTATTCATCAATCACAATCGCCATGTGGACATGCTCTTTCTGCATGGTCTCCAGCAGTGAGTCGATCCCCGTGGTTTCGGGAATATAAAAAGGAGAAAACATCAGTTTCTGGATGGT is from Gimesia maris and encodes:
- the dusB gene encoding tRNA dihydrouridine synthase DusB; the protein is MKPACPPKPDHRPPVCYGALQLESRYLLSPLAGYTNLPFRRIVRELGGVGLATTDLVNARGLLEGSEKTLQLTQTCPEDSPFAVQIFGSEPQQMKDAAQLLESRGVHSIDINMGCPVNRIVKGGAGASMMCRPSDTVSLVQTVVEAVKIPVSVKMRLGWDDSELSAPFFSREFEKVGVVAVAIHGRTREQGFRGVVNHDGIRRVVEAVDSIPVIGNGDVTNVAEADFMLKTTGCAGVSIGRGALANPWIFRQLVQWEQTGTYDPPGNFDDRLELLLRQFRYLLEMTTEKRAISMFRKMGHWYLKSMRVKPAMRHEFQLASNLDEFGQAVRKIAAEGPAVGSRSGVLPEMHIPVPGGPVERW